From a region of the Leptospira kmetyi serovar Malaysia str. Bejo-Iso9 genome:
- a CDS encoding dihydrofolate reductase family protein produces MTSVDGYFEGPDGTLDWHLVDEEFNQYAIDLLNNVDSLIFGRKTYELMASYWPTKGAIEDDPIVASKMNELTKIVYSKTLNKSDWQNVKFFRGDNLGEELNELKNLPGKDMAVFGSSDLSLHLMREGLIDEYRIFINPVVLGGGKTLFQGIKDRTKLKLTQTRTFRSGNVLLYYKNQ; encoded by the coding sequence ATGACATCGGTGGACGGATATTTCGAGGGGCCGGACGGAACCTTGGATTGGCACCTAGTCGACGAAGAATTCAACCAATACGCGATCGACCTTTTGAACAACGTGGATTCCCTGATTTTCGGGAGAAAAACATACGAACTCATGGCGAGTTACTGGCCGACCAAAGGCGCGATAGAAGACGATCCGATCGTCGCGTCCAAGATGAACGAATTAACAAAAATTGTATATTCAAAAACTCTAAATAAATCGGATTGGCAAAACGTAAAATTCTTCCGAGGCGACAACCTAGGGGAAGAATTGAACGAACTCAAAAATCTTCCCGGAAAGGACATGGCCGTTTTCGGAAGTTCGGATCTAAGTCTTCACTTGATGCGGGAAGGTCTCATCGACGAATATAGGATTTTCATAAATCCGGTCGTTTTAGGCGGAGGTAAAACCCTCTTTCAAGGAATCAAAGACCGGACCAAACTGAAACTCACACAAACAAGAACCTTCCGATCCGGAAACGTTTTACTCTATTATAAAAATCAGTAA
- a CDS encoding MFS transporter, protein MNSTNTNLAGRKEWIGLAVIALPCLLYAMDLTVLYLAVPHLTEELKPTGSQLLWIVDIYGFLVAGFLVTMGTLGDRIGRRKLLMIGAAAFGVASVLAAFSKTAEMLIATRALLGITAATLAPSTLSLIRNMFLDANQRTVAIGIWGTSFSIGGAIGPLIGGLLLEHFWWGSVFLLSVPVMILLLIAGPKLLPEFKDPNAGSLDIPSAVLSLVSVLSVIYGLKQVAENGWGILPLLFILAGLFVGALFIRRQQTLKDPLIDLQLFKVPAFSAALIANSLTIFVGLGSFLFLAQYLQLVLGLSPLVAGFWTLPSAAGNVIGSLTVPMLVRKIKPIIVVSGGLVLTMIGLVFYALVDSTSGLMYVVIGSVIISLGICAVVILGTDLIVGSAPPERAGAAASISETGVEFGGVLGIAVLGSIGTAVYKNQMNGVVLSGINPESIEPAKGTLGAAVALAKELPDHLGLSLMELAKQAFTDSFQLVSIICAAISFLLAITVFMMRKSLEKGEES, encoded by the coding sequence ATGAATTCCACAAATACAAACCTCGCGGGAAGAAAAGAATGGATCGGTCTTGCGGTCATCGCCCTTCCCTGTTTACTCTACGCGATGGATCTTACGGTCCTTTATCTCGCGGTTCCTCATCTCACCGAGGAACTAAAACCCACCGGCTCCCAACTTCTGTGGATCGTGGATATATACGGATTTTTGGTAGCCGGATTTTTAGTCACCATGGGAACGTTAGGCGATCGTATCGGAAGAAGAAAACTTCTGATGATCGGCGCCGCGGCCTTCGGAGTGGCTTCCGTTCTTGCGGCGTTTTCGAAAACCGCGGAGATGCTCATCGCCACCAGGGCCTTACTCGGAATCACCGCGGCGACCTTGGCCCCTTCCACTCTATCACTCATTCGTAATATGTTTTTGGACGCGAACCAGAGAACGGTCGCGATCGGAATCTGGGGAACGAGTTTTTCCATCGGAGGAGCCATCGGTCCTTTGATCGGAGGATTGCTTCTCGAACATTTTTGGTGGGGTTCCGTTTTTCTTTTAAGCGTTCCCGTGATGATTCTTCTTTTGATCGCAGGGCCGAAATTATTACCCGAGTTTAAGGATCCGAACGCGGGAAGTTTGGATATACCGAGCGCGGTTCTTTCCTTAGTTTCCGTACTCAGCGTCATCTACGGACTCAAACAAGTCGCCGAGAACGGATGGGGAATTCTTCCCTTACTGTTTATACTCGCAGGTCTTTTTGTGGGAGCGCTTTTTATCCGAAGACAACAAACCTTAAAAGATCCTTTGATCGATCTTCAGTTGTTCAAGGTCCCCGCGTTCAGCGCGGCTTTGATCGCCAATTCCTTGACGATCTTCGTCGGACTCGGAAGTTTTCTTTTTCTCGCACAGTATCTTCAATTGGTTCTCGGCTTATCGCCGTTAGTCGCCGGCTTTTGGACCTTACCGTCCGCCGCGGGAAACGTGATCGGATCCCTTACCGTTCCGATGCTCGTTCGTAAGATCAAACCGATCATCGTGGTTTCGGGCGGATTGGTTCTCACCATGATCGGGCTCGTCTTCTACGCGTTAGTCGATTCTACCTCGGGTCTTATGTATGTCGTAATCGGTTCCGTCATCATATCTCTCGGAATCTGCGCGGTCGTAATTTTGGGAACCGATCTGATCGTAGGTTCGGCCCCGCCGGAAAGAGCCGGAGCGGCCGCGTCCATTTCCGAAACGGGAGTGGAGTTCGGCGGAGTACTGGGAATCGCGGTGCTCGGAAGCATCGGAACCGCAGTTTATAAAAATCAGATGAATGGAGTCGTTCTTTCGGGAATCAATCCGGAATCGATCGAACCCGCCAAAGGAACGTTAGGCGCCGCTGTCGCATTGGCAAAGGAACTGCCCGATCATCTGGGACTTTCCCTTATGGAACTCGCCAAACAGGCGTTCACCGATTCTTTCCAATTGGTGTCGATCATCTGCGCGGCCATCTCTTTTCTTTTAGCGATCACCGTCTTTATGATGCGTAAGAGTTTGGAAAAGGGGGAAGAATCATGA
- a CDS encoding SRPBCC domain-containing protein produces the protein MSVQNEVSVETRERELILSRIFDAPKNLVYRVWTDPKHIVFWWGPKDFTNPICEVDLKVGGKYRLVMRSPEGIDYPLQGVYLEIVENEKIVSTDVMDDHPVEWMNELKEKLDGSPDSPNFTATVTFEEYRGKTKVTIRSTFASNKVRDAFQAMGMIEGWSESLVRFEAELYKTKKEY, from the coding sequence ATGAGCGTACAAAACGAAGTAAGCGTTGAAACAAGGGAGCGAGAACTGATTCTAAGCAGGATCTTCGACGCTCCGAAAAATCTAGTCTATCGCGTCTGGACCGATCCGAAACATATCGTATTCTGGTGGGGACCCAAGGATTTTACGAATCCGATTTGCGAAGTCGATCTCAAAGTCGGAGGTAAATATCGTTTGGTAATGCGTTCTCCGGAAGGAATCGATTATCCCTTGCAGGGAGTTTATCTCGAGATCGTCGAAAACGAAAAGATCGTAAGCACGGACGTGATGGACGATCATCCGGTCGAATGGATGAACGAATTGAAAGAAAAACTCGACGGAAGTCCGGACAGCCCGAACTTTACGGCCACCGTAACGTTCGAAGAGTATCGGGGGAAAACGAAGGTTACGATCCGAAGCACGTTCGCATCGAACAAAGTAAGGGACGCGTTCCAAGCGATGGGAATGATCGAAGGTTGGAGCGAAAGTCTCGTACGTTTCGAGGCAGAATTGTATAAAACGAAAAAAGAATATTAG
- a CDS encoding DoxX family protein, giving the protein MKDKILGIHTLSADVASLLLRLIFGGLFIYHGYPKLTNFDQIIPMFPDLIGIGAKTSLTLVVFAEFFCGIFVAIGLLTRLTVIPIFITMFVAFFMAHANDAFQVKTLPFVYLLLSVVVFVSGSGKFSVDKYIFKK; this is encoded by the coding sequence ATGAAAGATAAAATATTAGGAATCCATACTCTAAGCGCGGACGTCGCTTCACTTTTGCTCAGACTCATTTTCGGCGGCCTGTTCATCTATCACGGTTATCCGAAATTGACGAACTTCGACCAGATCATCCCTATGTTTCCCGATCTGATCGGAATCGGCGCCAAGACCTCTTTGACGCTTGTCGTCTTCGCGGAATTCTTTTGCGGCATTTTTGTCGCGATCGGATTGCTCACTCGTCTTACCGTGATTCCGATTTTTATCACGATGTTCGTCGCGTTTTTTATGGCGCACGCAAACGACGCGTTTCAAGTCAAAACTTTGCCGTTCGTTTATCTTCTGTTATCCGTGGTAGTGTTCGTTTCGGGAAGCGGCAAATTCTCGGTCGATAAATACATCTTCAAAAAATAA
- a CDS encoding amidase gives MKEQAPNSEENIKDTEYTYLSINELGELIRNRKVSPVSLVSDCLKRIERLNPLLNAFITVTTEQALQEAQVAEREIESGNWKGPLHGIPIGIKDMFDTAGIKTTAAFVHFQNRIPKRDAIAVTRLKDAGAIVLGKTNQHELAAGTTSVQSHYGTVHNPWNENYIAGGSSGGSAAAVAAGLCYATLDTDAIGSCRLPASCCGVFGFKATYGFVNLQGVLDGEPVDESILTLAHAGVMTRSAQDTAILFKALLDPQDDRNKKILEWKFNANRTASFKIGFPKNLNASEEIRTNFEAVKKKLEALGNTLCEIDVPLSPDFDLSRVQEHRSDAAKILFSDCDVLILPTTTQTVLKIADASAQGPLALSSANTFFANYYGIPAISVPCGFSSDGLPIGFQIVSKQNEEERILELADRYQNETYRRLKHPIL, from the coding sequence ATGAAAGAACAAGCGCCGAATTCGGAAGAAAACATTAAAGATACGGAATATACTTATTTAAGCATAAACGAACTCGGAGAATTAATCCGAAATCGAAAGGTTTCTCCCGTCTCTCTCGTATCCGATTGTCTGAAAAGAATCGAACGTCTCAATCCTCTCTTGAACGCATTCATCACCGTAACGACGGAACAAGCCCTTCAGGAAGCTCAAGTCGCCGAACGAGAAATCGAATCCGGAAATTGGAAAGGCCCTTTACACGGGATTCCCATCGGAATCAAGGATATGTTTGATACCGCCGGAATCAAAACCACGGCCGCCTTCGTTCATTTTCAAAATAGAATTCCGAAACGGGATGCGATCGCGGTCACAAGATTGAAAGACGCAGGGGCGATCGTCCTCGGCAAAACGAATCAACACGAACTCGCCGCAGGCACTACTTCCGTGCAAAGTCATTACGGAACGGTTCACAATCCTTGGAATGAAAATTATATCGCGGGAGGATCTTCCGGAGGTTCGGCGGCGGCCGTTGCCGCGGGACTTTGTTATGCGACATTGGATACGGACGCGATCGGTTCCTGTAGACTTCCCGCTTCTTGTTGCGGAGTTTTCGGTTTTAAAGCGACATACGGATTTGTAAACTTACAAGGCGTCTTGGACGGAGAACCGGTCGACGAATCCATATTAACTTTGGCTCATGCGGGTGTGATGACTCGAAGCGCACAAGATACGGCGATTCTTTTCAAAGCCTTGTTGGACCCGCAGGACGATCGAAACAAAAAAATCTTAGAATGGAAGTTCAACGCAAATCGAACGGCTTCGTTCAAAATCGGATTTCCCAAAAATCTGAACGCATCCGAAGAAATCCGGACAAACTTCGAAGCCGTAAAGAAAAAACTCGAGGCGCTCGGAAATACATTATGCGAAATTGATGTTCCTCTTTCGCCCGACTTCGATTTGAGCCGCGTTCAAGAACATCGCTCCGACGCGGCGAAAATTCTTTTTTCGGATTGCGACGTTTTGATTTTACCCACGACCACCCAGACCGTTTTGAAAATTGCGGACGCGAGCGCGCAAGGTCCATTGGCTTTGTCTTCGGCGAATACGTTTTTCGCGAACTACTACGGAATACCGGCGATCAGCGTTCCTTGCGGATTTTCCTCTGACGGATTGCCGATCGGATTTCAAATCGTCTCAAAACAAAACGAGGAAGAAAGAATTTTAGAACTCGCCGACCGGTATCAAAACGAAACATACCGGCGACTGAAACACCCTATTTTATAA